One window of the Amycolatopsis mediterranei genome contains the following:
- the ispG gene encoding flavodoxin-dependent (E)-4-hydroxy-3-methylbut-2-enyl-diphosphate synthase — MTVALGMPALPPPVLSERRKTRQLQVGSVGVGSDHPISVQSMTTTLTSDVNATLQQIAELTAAGCDIVRVACPSADDAEALPAIAKKSQIPVIADIHFQPKYVFAAIEAGCAAVRVNPGNIRKFDDQVKEIAQAAKDHGTPIRIGVNAGSLDKRIMDKYGKATPEALAESALWEASLFAEHDFHDIKISVKHNDPVVMVRAYELLAEQCDYPLHLGVTEAGPAFQGTIKSAVAFGALLRQGIGDTIRVSLSAPPVEEVKVGIQILQSLNLKQRKLEIVSCPSCGRAQVDVYTLAEQVTAGLEGMEIPLRVAVMGCVVNGPGEAREADLGVASGNGKGQIFVKGEVIKTVPEHAIVETLIEEAMRIAEEAGESLGEGAPVVTAG, encoded by the coding sequence GTGACCGTCGCACTCGGTATGCCCGCCCTGCCCCCGCCCGTCCTGTCCGAGCGCCGCAAGACTCGCCAGCTCCAGGTGGGTTCGGTCGGCGTCGGCAGCGACCACCCGATCTCCGTCCAGTCGATGACGACGACCCTCACCTCCGACGTCAACGCCACCCTGCAGCAGATCGCCGAGCTGACCGCCGCGGGCTGCGACATCGTCCGCGTGGCGTGCCCGTCGGCCGACGACGCCGAGGCGCTGCCGGCGATCGCGAAGAAGTCGCAGATCCCGGTGATCGCCGACATCCACTTCCAGCCCAAGTACGTCTTCGCGGCGATCGAGGCCGGCTGCGCCGCCGTGCGCGTGAACCCGGGCAACATCCGGAAGTTCGACGACCAGGTCAAGGAGATCGCGCAGGCCGCGAAGGACCACGGCACGCCGATCCGGATCGGCGTCAACGCGGGTTCGCTCGACAAGCGGATCATGGACAAGTACGGCAAGGCGACGCCGGAGGCGCTGGCCGAGTCGGCGCTGTGGGAGGCGTCGCTGTTCGCCGAGCACGACTTCCACGACATCAAGATCTCGGTGAAGCACAACGACCCGGTGGTCATGGTGCGCGCCTACGAGCTGCTCGCCGAGCAGTGCGACTACCCGCTGCACCTCGGCGTCACCGAGGCCGGGCCGGCGTTCCAGGGCACGATCAAGTCGGCCGTCGCGTTCGGCGCGCTGCTGCGCCAGGGCATCGGCGACACGATCCGCGTCTCGCTGTCCGCGCCGCCGGTCGAAGAGGTCAAGGTCGGCATCCAGATCCTGCAGTCGCTGAACCTCAAGCAGCGCAAGCTGGAAATCGTGTCGTGCCCGTCGTGCGGGCGCGCGCAGGTGGACGTCTACACGCTGGCCGAGCAGGTCACGGCCGGGCTCGAGGGCATGGAGATCCCGCTGCGCGTCGCCGTCATGGGCTGCGTCGTGAACGGCCCGGGTGAGGCCCGCGAGGCCGACCTGGGTGTGGCGTCGGGCAACGGCAAGGGCCAGATCTTCGTCAAGGGCGAGGTCATCAAGACCGTGCCGGAGCACGCGATCGTCGAGACGCTCATCGAAGAGGCCATGCGCATCGCCGAAGAGGCGGGCGAGTCCTTGGGTGAGGGCGCGCCGGTGGTCACCGCTGGCTGA
- a CDS encoding class I SAM-dependent methyltransferase, with protein MTDDALEASSVVANRAMNRERRLAGRDGYSRVLGFDILSLPSGARWLDLCCGSGRALLDAAEARPDLDVTGVDLVGYFAAAGPVRFETASITAWQPAGRFDLVTCVHGLHYVGDKLGALRRAASWLGDGGVFVANFDVAGIEAPGGARRVLRALREAGFTYDSRAHRIRRDGPFAGSLPFRYLGADDRAGPNYTGRPAVRSCYGSAL; from the coding sequence TTGACGGACGACGCTCTCGAGGCGTCGTCCGTGGTGGCCAACCGCGCGATGAACCGCGAGCGCCGGTTGGCCGGCCGCGACGGCTATTCGCGCGTCCTCGGCTTCGACATCCTGAGCTTGCCGTCCGGTGCGCGCTGGCTCGATCTCTGCTGCGGCAGCGGGCGCGCGCTCCTGGACGCGGCCGAGGCCCGGCCGGATCTGGACGTCACGGGCGTCGACCTCGTCGGGTACTTCGCCGCGGCCGGGCCCGTGCGGTTCGAGACGGCGTCGATCACGGCGTGGCAGCCCGCGGGCCGGTTCGACCTCGTCACCTGCGTGCACGGCCTCCACTACGTCGGCGACAAGCTGGGCGCGCTGCGGCGGGCGGCGTCCTGGCTGGGCGACGGCGGCGTGTTCGTGGCGAACTTCGACGTCGCGGGAATCGAGGCGCCGGGCGGGGCGCGCCGGGTGCTGCGCGCGCTGCGCGAAGCGGGTTTCACGTACGACTCGCGAGCACACCGGATCCGGCGGGACGGCCCCTTCGCCGGCTCGCTGCCCTTCCGCTACCTCGGCGCGGACGACCGGGCCGGCCCGAACTACACGGGCCGGCCCGCCGTCCGCTCGTGCTACGGATCAGCCTTGTAG
- a CDS encoding helix-turn-helix domain-containing protein gives MSVVTITLAFVSVTWAIHEPHPVVRPLVTRYVGYAQDEVTLAVHRGLPSRHVTLVISLAGPVRMAGQSLQALVGGLHTRAVLIRQDRVQEGVQLELDPLGVRTLFGVTAAELSGEVADLADFGLGWLPEQLRSLSTWRERFALLDDVLAARAVEPVVPPPELGEAWRRLRGADGRVRVADLADEVGWSRRHLGERFRTELGLAPKQAARVLRFERAGRLLRRGRTDLAALAAECGFYDQAHLTNEWRALAGCTPGTWIAEELPFLQDQEAEVARS, from the coding sequence ATGTCGGTGGTGACGATTACGCTCGCATTCGTGAGCGTGACCTGGGCCATTCACGAGCCGCACCCGGTGGTGCGGCCCCTGGTCACGCGCTATGTCGGGTACGCGCAGGACGAGGTCACGCTGGCCGTCCACCGCGGGCTGCCCTCCCGGCATGTGACGCTCGTCATCAGCCTCGCCGGGCCGGTGCGGATGGCGGGGCAGAGCCTGCAGGCGCTGGTCGGCGGGCTGCACACGCGCGCGGTGCTGATCCGGCAAGACCGCGTGCAGGAGGGGGTGCAGCTGGAGCTCGACCCGCTGGGGGTGCGGACGCTGTTCGGGGTGACGGCGGCCGAGCTGAGCGGCGAGGTGGCCGACCTCGCCGACTTCGGTCTCGGCTGGTTGCCGGAGCAGCTGCGCTCGCTGTCGACCTGGCGCGAGCGGTTCGCGCTGCTGGATGACGTCCTGGCCGCCCGGGCCGTCGAGCCGGTGGTGCCGCCGCCCGAGCTGGGGGAGGCGTGGCGCCGGCTGCGCGGTGCGGACGGGCGGGTGCGCGTCGCGGACCTGGCGGACGAGGTCGGCTGGAGCCGTCGCCACCTGGGCGAGCGCTTCCGCACGGAGCTGGGGCTGGCGCCGAAGCAGGCGGCGCGGGTGCTGCGGTTCGAGCGGGCCGGGCGCCTGCTGCGGCGCGGGCGGACGGACCTGGCGGCGCTGGCGGCGGAGTGCGGGTTCTACGACCAGGCGCACCTGACGAACGAGTGGCGCGCGCTGGCGGGGTGCACGCCGGGGACGTGGATCGCCGAGGAGCTCCCGTTCCTCCAAGACCAGGAGGCGGAGGTGGCGCGAAGCTGA
- a CDS encoding VOC family protein has product MTPEPNVWPALRYDDAPAAVRFLVDVLGFTEALVVPEGELIAHAELRWPEGGAVMLGSVHPPDGIHDAMKPGTAAVYVVSDRVDEVYARVQAAGAQITAELTDTEYGSHTFSLRDPEGNAWTLGTYRGAA; this is encoded by the coding sequence ATGACTCCTGAACCGAACGTCTGGCCCGCCCTCCGCTACGACGACGCCCCGGCCGCGGTCCGCTTCCTCGTCGACGTCCTCGGCTTCACCGAGGCGCTGGTGGTGCCCGAGGGAGAGCTGATCGCGCACGCCGAGCTGCGCTGGCCCGAGGGCGGCGCGGTGATGCTGGGCAGCGTCCACCCACCGGACGGAATCCACGACGCGATGAAGCCGGGAACGGCCGCGGTGTACGTGGTGTCGGACCGGGTGGACGAGGTGTACGCACGGGTACAGGCCGCGGGAGCGCAGATAACGGCGGAGCTGACGGACACCGAGTACGGCTCGCACACGTTCAGCCTGCGCGACCCGGAGGGCAACGCCTGGACCCTCGGCACCTACCGCGGCGCGGCTTGA
- a CDS encoding DUF4177 domain-containing protein, translating to MQRYTYKVVEVREKLLGGKMSGDKLEKLLNDHAEDGWQLKAITSAEVKGRVGPGGVDGLLVTFERPVQ from the coding sequence ATGCAGCGTTATACGTACAAGGTCGTCGAGGTCCGCGAGAAGCTGCTCGGCGGCAAGATGTCGGGCGACAAGCTGGAGAAACTGCTGAACGACCACGCCGAGGACGGGTGGCAGCTCAAGGCCATCACCTCGGCGGAGGTGAAGGGCCGGGTCGGGCCGGGTGGGGTGGACGGGTTGCTGGTGACGTTCGAGCGGCCGGTGCAGTAG
- a CDS encoding GNAT family N-acetyltransferase, giving the protein MLRLAGARLLDDRDYPAVRAALAADPVGSCMVSARVEAAGLDPWRLGGELWAADSRPVRAGRLQGLCFSGPNLIPLRGNAPALRSFADRALRRQRTCSSLVGPAEQVLGLWDELEGEWGPAREVRGDQPLMALDATPLVAADPLVRPVRPDELERYLPAAVSMFIEEVGVDPRSGDGGASYRARVTELIGAGRAFARFEDGEVVFKAEIGAMSATVGQIQGVWVHPDRRGSGLGTAGTAAVVNRLVRGLGRTASLYVNAFNTPALAAYRKIGFEQVGQYATVLF; this is encoded by the coding sequence GTGTTGCGGCTTGCAGGTGCCCGGCTGCTCGATGACCGGGACTATCCGGCGGTCCGAGCCGCGCTGGCCGCCGACCCCGTGGGCAGCTGCATGGTCAGCGCCCGGGTCGAAGCCGCGGGCCTCGACCCGTGGCGGCTCGGTGGTGAGCTCTGGGCTGCCGACAGCCGTCCGGTCCGGGCCGGGCGGCTCCAAGGGCTGTGCTTTTCCGGGCCCAACCTCATCCCGCTGCGCGGCAACGCGCCCGCGTTGCGCTCCTTCGCCGACCGCGCGCTGAGAAGGCAACGCACCTGCTCCTCGCTCGTCGGCCCGGCCGAGCAGGTCCTCGGCCTGTGGGACGAGCTCGAAGGCGAGTGGGGCCCGGCCCGCGAGGTCCGGGGCGACCAGCCGCTGATGGCGCTGGACGCCACGCCGCTCGTCGCCGCCGATCCGCTGGTCCGGCCCGTCCGGCCGGACGAGCTCGAGCGTTACCTGCCCGCGGCCGTCTCCATGTTCATCGAGGAGGTCGGTGTCGATCCGCGCAGCGGTGACGGCGGCGCCAGCTACCGCGCCCGGGTCACCGAGCTGATCGGTGCCGGCCGCGCCTTCGCCCGTTTCGAGGACGGCGAAGTCGTCTTCAAGGCCGAGATCGGCGCCATGTCGGCCACCGTCGGGCAGATCCAGGGTGTCTGGGTGCACCCCGACCGCCGGGGCAGCGGGCTCGGCACCGCCGGCACCGCCGCGGTCGTGAACCGGCTCGTCCGCGGCCTCGGCCGCACCGCCAGCCTCTACGTCAACGCCTTCAACACCCCCGCCCTCGCGGCCTACCGCAAGATCGGGTTCGAGCAGGTCGGCCAGTACGCGACGGTGCTGTTCTAA
- a CDS encoding penicillin-binding transpeptidase domain-containing protein, producing the protein MSARRNRALAVLLLVAATTAGCSGDSPEDALSAFLDAVASGDVAGAAANTDSPEAAKTVLSQVRGVLDPEALDVDDEEVKQPDGEVVTAGYRLTWHLPHGRTWSYRADAQLRAAENGWQVHWQPTVVHPQLAVGQTLGMLPQLPETAPVLDRDGVPLMRPQTVIGVVVDPQKAGNASAVAGTLAKALHRYEPSVTGRSVLDGMSKTKPGDAYPVITLRAGDYQRVKPAIYDLPGVRFASQERLLPVTHGSGQQVLPAIRALVEQQLAGAAGWRIVTRDVTGGEAAELKAEPPQPAPAVTSTLSAKIQAAAEKALATEPYSAALVAIQPSSGDILAVAQNAAADEEGSLALSGRYPPGSTFKIVTAAAALSAGEVEAGSPVDCPGTTTIENRVVPNEGRFDLGRVPLKTAFARSCNTTFARLAAGLAGSSLTDTARSLGLGADFVVPGLTTVTGDVPASDSAVQRAENGFGQGRVLASPFGMALVAATVQAGKVPSPSIVKGMPAATKNVGDPPSQEVLDALRGMMREVVTAGTATGLRDIPDVAGKTGTAQFGDGSHSHGWFVGYRGDLAFAVLLTDAGSSKPAVQAAHRFLAGIG; encoded by the coding sequence ATGAGTGCACGTCGAAACCGTGCCCTCGCGGTGCTGCTGCTCGTCGCCGCGACCACGGCCGGGTGCTCGGGCGACAGTCCCGAAGACGCCCTCTCCGCCTTCCTGGACGCCGTCGCGTCCGGGGACGTCGCCGGCGCGGCGGCGAACACCGACTCACCCGAAGCCGCGAAGACCGTCCTGAGCCAGGTCCGCGGCGTGCTCGACCCCGAGGCCCTCGACGTCGACGACGAAGAGGTGAAACAGCCGGACGGCGAAGTCGTGACCGCCGGCTACCGGCTCACCTGGCACCTGCCGCACGGGCGCACCTGGTCCTACCGCGCCGACGCCCAGCTGCGGGCGGCCGAGAACGGCTGGCAGGTGCACTGGCAGCCGACGGTCGTGCATCCCCAGCTGGCCGTCGGGCAGACCCTCGGCATGCTGCCGCAGCTGCCGGAAACGGCCCCGGTCCTCGACCGCGACGGCGTGCCGCTGATGCGCCCGCAGACGGTGATCGGCGTGGTCGTCGATCCGCAGAAGGCCGGCAACGCGAGTGCCGTCGCCGGGACGCTGGCCAAGGCGCTGCACCGGTACGAGCCCTCGGTCACCGGCCGGTCCGTGCTGGACGGGATGAGCAAGACCAAGCCCGGTGACGCCTACCCGGTGATCACCCTGCGCGCCGGCGACTACCAGCGCGTCAAGCCGGCGATCTACGACCTGCCCGGCGTCCGCTTCGCCAGCCAGGAGCGGCTGCTGCCGGTGACCCACGGGTCGGGGCAGCAGGTCCTGCCCGCCATCCGCGCGCTGGTCGAACAGCAGCTGGCCGGGGCGGCGGGCTGGCGGATCGTCACCCGCGACGTCACCGGCGGCGAGGCCGCCGAGCTCAAGGCCGAGCCGCCGCAGCCGGCGCCCGCTGTCACCAGCACGCTCAGCGCGAAGATCCAGGCCGCCGCCGAGAAGGCGCTCGCCACCGAGCCGTACTCCGCCGCGCTGGTCGCGATCCAGCCCTCGAGCGGGGACATCCTCGCCGTGGCGCAGAACGCCGCCGCCGACGAGGAAGGCTCGCTGGCCCTGTCCGGGCGCTACCCGCCGGGTTCGACGTTCAAGATCGTCACGGCGGCGGCCGCGCTGTCGGCGGGGGAGGTGGAGGCGGGCAGCCCGGTCGACTGCCCCGGGACGACGACGATCGAAAACCGCGTCGTGCCGAACGAAGGCCGGTTCGACCTGGGCCGGGTGCCGCTGAAGACGGCGTTCGCGCGGTCCTGCAACACGACGTTCGCCCGGCTCGCCGCCGGTCTCGCCGGCTCGTCGCTCACCGACACCGCGCGCTCCCTCGGCCTCGGCGCCGACTTCGTCGTCCCCGGCCTGACCACGGTCACCGGTGATGTCCCGGCCAGCGACTCCGCCGTCCAGCGGGCGGAAAACGGCTTCGGCCAGGGCCGGGTGCTGGCCAGCCCGTTCGGCATGGCGCTGGTCGCGGCCACCGTGCAGGCCGGGAAGGTGCCGTCGCCGTCGATCGTCAAGGGCATGCCGGCGGCCACGAAGAACGTCGGCGATCCGCCGTCGCAGGAGGTCCTCGACGCGCTGCGCGGGATGATGCGGGAAGTCGTCACGGCGGGCACCGCGACCGGGCTGCGGGACATTCCCGACGTCGCGGGCAAGACCGGCACCGCCCAGTTCGGCGACGGCTCTCACTCACACGGGTGGTTCGTCGGCTACCGCGGCGACCTCGCGTTCGCCGTGCTCCTGACCGACGCCGGGTCGTCCAAACCGGCGGTCCAGGCCGCGCACCGGTTCCTGGCGGGGATCGGCTGA
- the map gene encoding type I methionyl aminopeptidase, with product MSVRAALVPGVQTPRRDVPSSIARPEYVDKPAPKRDTGSGVRTPEVIEAMRVASRIAAQALEEGGKAVKPGATTDDIDKVVHEFLLDHHAYPSTLGYRRFPKSCCTSLNEVICHGIPDSTVIEDGDICNIDVTAYIGGVHGDTNATFLAGDVSEEARLLVERTREATMRAIKAVRPGRQLNVIGRVIEAYAKRFGYGVVRDFTGHGVGPAFHTPPTVLHYEEPSVDTIIEEGMTFTIEPMITLGTIDYDIWPDDWTVTTKDKKWTAQFEHTLVVTADGSEILTLP from the coding sequence ATGTCCGTTCGTGCCGCGCTCGTTCCCGGCGTCCAGACGCCGCGCCGTGACGTCCCCAGTTCCATCGCCCGTCCCGAGTACGTGGACAAGCCGGCGCCGAAGCGGGACACCGGCAGCGGCGTGCGCACGCCCGAGGTGATCGAGGCGATGCGGGTCGCGAGCCGCATCGCGGCCCAGGCGCTGGAGGAGGGCGGCAAGGCCGTCAAGCCGGGCGCCACCACGGACGACATCGACAAGGTGGTGCACGAGTTCCTGCTCGACCACCACGCCTACCCCTCGACGCTGGGCTACCGCCGCTTCCCGAAGTCGTGCTGCACCTCGCTCAACGAGGTGATCTGCCACGGCATCCCGGACTCGACGGTGATCGAGGACGGCGACATCTGCAACATCGACGTCACCGCCTACATCGGCGGCGTCCACGGCGACACGAACGCGACCTTCCTGGCCGGCGACGTCTCCGAGGAGGCCCGTCTGCTGGTGGAGCGCACCCGCGAGGCGACGATGCGGGCGATCAAGGCGGTCCGCCCGGGCCGGCAGCTCAACGTGATCGGCCGGGTCATCGAGGCCTACGCCAAGCGCTTCGGCTACGGCGTGGTCCGCGACTTCACCGGCCACGGCGTCGGCCCGGCGTTCCACACGCCCCCGACGGTCCTGCACTACGAAGAGCCCTCCGTCGACACGATCATCGAGGAGGGCATGACCTTCACGATCGAGCCGATGATCACCCTGGGCACCATCGACTACGACATCTGGCCCGACGACTGGACCGTCACCACGAAGGACAAGAAGTGGACGGCCCAGTTCGAGCACACCCTCGTGGTGACGGCCGACGGCAGCGAGATCCTCACGCTGCCCTGA
- a CDS encoding ABC transporter permease, producing the protein MNAVQMAVTDGVTVAKRNSIKIFRSLDLLGSLVFTPVMFVLLFGYVFGSVIDIPGLSYREFMLPGIFTLAVAMGGIVTGYGLTDDLQKGIIDRFRSLPMSPAAVLIGRTTADLILSTASLLIMGLVGLLVGWRIHTGVLEALGGIVLLLAFSYALSWVMGALGLAVRKPEVFNNVSMVVVFPLTFLANTFVDSGRLPGPLRVIADWNPVSAVTQAARELFGNTSAALPPRDVWPMQHALLASVLWIAVLLVVFVPLSVRCYQKATSS; encoded by the coding sequence ATGAACGCGGTGCAGATGGCCGTGACCGACGGCGTGACGGTCGCCAAGCGCAACTCGATCAAGATCTTCCGGTCGCTGGACCTGCTCGGGTCCCTCGTGTTCACGCCGGTGATGTTCGTGCTGCTCTTCGGATATGTGTTCGGCAGCGTGATCGACATCCCCGGCCTGTCCTACCGCGAGTTCATGCTGCCGGGCATCTTCACCCTGGCGGTGGCGATGGGCGGCATCGTCACCGGCTACGGGCTGACCGACGACCTGCAGAAGGGCATCATCGACCGGTTCCGCTCGCTGCCCATGTCCCCGGCCGCGGTGCTGATCGGGCGCACCACCGCCGACCTCATCCTCAGCACGGCGAGCCTGCTCATCATGGGCCTGGTCGGCCTGCTGGTCGGCTGGCGCATCCACACCGGCGTGCTCGAGGCGCTGGGCGGGATCGTCCTGCTGCTGGCGTTCTCCTACGCGCTGTCGTGGGTGATGGGCGCGCTCGGCCTGGCCGTGCGCAAGCCCGAGGTGTTCAACAACGTCTCGATGGTGGTCGTCTTCCCGCTGACGTTCCTGGCCAACACGTTCGTCGACAGCGGACGCCTGCCGGGCCCGCTGCGCGTGATCGCGGACTGGAACCCGGTCTCGGCGGTCACCCAGGCGGCGCGGGAGCTGTTCGGCAACACGAGCGCGGCCCTCCCGCCGCGCGACGTCTGGCCGATGCAGCACGCGCTCCTGGCATCGGTGCTGTGGATCGCGGTGCTGCTGGTGGTCTTCGTGCCGCTTTCGGTGCGCTGCTACCAGAAGGCGACCAGCAGCTGA
- a CDS encoding daunorubicin resistance protein DrrA family ABC transporter ATP-binding protein — protein MTDAIVAEGLVKKYGKITALDGMSLSVPEGTVLGVLGPNGAGKTTTVQILTTLQKPDAGRATVAGFDVVQDAHELRSHIGASGQYAAVDQELTGAENLEMVGRLYHLGTKRAKARGRELLARFSLADAADRPVKGYSGGMRRRLDLAGALVANPPVLFLDEPTTGLDPRARTELWDVITELVAGGTTLLLTTQYLEEADRLADSIAVVDHGRVIARGTADELKDLVGGERIELTVGTHDDVAVAQRALARLASGEPQAEGFRLTVPVSHGAKALTEALALLALDGVDVRDVGVRRPTLDDVFLTLTGRETAEPTELAKEAV, from the coding sequence ATGACAGACGCCATCGTGGCCGAAGGACTGGTCAAGAAGTACGGGAAGATCACCGCGCTCGACGGGATGAGCTTGTCGGTGCCCGAAGGCACGGTGCTCGGCGTGCTCGGGCCGAACGGCGCCGGGAAGACCACCACCGTCCAGATCCTCACGACGCTGCAGAAGCCGGACGCGGGCCGGGCCACGGTCGCCGGCTTCGACGTCGTGCAGGACGCGCACGAGCTGCGTTCGCACATCGGCGCCTCGGGCCAGTACGCCGCCGTCGACCAGGAACTGACCGGGGCCGAGAACCTCGAGATGGTCGGCAGGCTCTACCACCTGGGCACCAAGCGGGCCAAGGCCCGCGGCCGGGAGCTGCTGGCCCGGTTCAGCCTGGCCGACGCCGCCGACCGCCCGGTCAAGGGCTACTCCGGCGGCATGCGACGCCGCCTCGACCTGGCCGGCGCGCTGGTGGCCAACCCGCCGGTGCTGTTCCTCGACGAGCCCACCACCGGGCTCGACCCGCGGGCCCGCACCGAGCTGTGGGACGTCATCACCGAGCTGGTCGCGGGCGGCACCACGCTGCTGCTGACCACGCAGTACCTGGAGGAGGCCGACCGGCTGGCCGACAGCATCGCCGTCGTCGACCACGGGCGCGTGATCGCCCGCGGCACGGCCGACGAGCTCAAGGACCTCGTCGGCGGGGAGCGGATCGAGCTGACCGTCGGCACGCACGACGACGTCGCCGTCGCGCAGCGGGCGCTGGCCCGGCTGGCCAGCGGCGAGCCGCAGGCCGAGGGCTTCCGGCTCACCGTGCCCGTGTCCCACGGCGCGAAAGCGCTTACCGAAGCGCTGGCGCTGCTGGCTCTCGACGGCGTCGACGTCCGTGACGTCGGCGTCCGCCGCCCCACCCTCGACGACGTTTTCCTCACCCTGACCGGCCGCGAAACGGCCGAGCCCACCGAACTCGCGAAGGAGGCCGTGTGA
- a CDS encoding DUF4097 family beta strand repeat-containing protein, translating into MPVFATPEPITATLDVSVADIRIVAGDHPETTVEVRPADPGDTEDVKAAAKTRVEFADGELLVKGPKYTTKLWGKGGALHVTVELPAGSRLKATSAMGDYHVTGRLGDSRVKTSVGNIHLDETSRLEANTATGDVFVDRATGHAEIGTGSGELRIRQIDGTAVLKNSNGETRVGEVTGDLRVSTANGDILVDVAHAGVNAKTAAGDIRLGEVMRDRVVLDTAVGEIEVGIREGSAAWLELNSLTGSVRNSLTPSEGPGGTSDTVEVKAHTYTGDIVIRRA; encoded by the coding sequence ATGCCAGTTTTCGCCACCCCCGAGCCGATCACGGCCACGCTCGACGTCAGCGTGGCCGACATCCGGATCGTCGCCGGCGACCACCCCGAAACCACCGTCGAGGTCCGGCCGGCCGATCCCGGCGACACCGAGGACGTCAAGGCCGCTGCCAAGACCCGCGTCGAGTTCGCCGACGGCGAGCTGCTGGTCAAGGGCCCGAAGTACACCACCAAACTGTGGGGCAAGGGCGGCGCACTGCACGTCACGGTCGAGCTACCGGCCGGCTCCCGCCTCAAGGCGACCTCCGCGATGGGCGATTACCACGTCACCGGCCGCCTCGGCGACAGCCGGGTCAAGACGTCCGTGGGCAACATCCACCTCGACGAGACCTCGCGGCTCGAAGCGAACACCGCGACCGGCGACGTCTTCGTCGACCGGGCCACCGGGCACGCCGAGATCGGCACCGGCTCCGGCGAGCTGCGGATCCGCCAGATCGACGGCACCGCGGTGCTGAAGAACTCCAACGGCGAGACCCGCGTCGGCGAAGTGACCGGCGACCTGCGCGTCAGCACGGCCAACGGCGACATCCTGGTCGACGTCGCCCACGCCGGCGTCAACGCGAAGACCGCCGCCGGCGACATCCGGCTCGGCGAGGTCATGCGCGACCGGGTCGTCCTCGACACGGCCGTCGGCGAGATCGAGGTCGGCATCCGCGAAGGCAGCGCCGCGTGGCTCGAGCTCAACTCCCTGACCGGCTCGGTGCGCAACTCGCTCACGCCGTCCGAAGGACCGGGCGGGACCAGCGACACGGTCGAGGTCAAAGCCCACACCTACACCGGCGACATCGTCATCCGCCGGGCCTGA
- a CDS encoding FadR/GntR family transcriptional regulator yields the protein MPLATTRRAGLVDQVIDQLRTAVTQGEWPIGERIPTEAELVGQLGVGRNTVREAVRALAHTGLLEVRQGDGTYVRATSEVSGAIRRLCGSELREVLQVRRTLEVEGARLAAVERTEEEVAALWSLLGRREVELREGRWQDFARTDAEFHCAVVGAGHNRLLTELYRGLTEVIAASIATTAGIAPGADHSPEIGHEGLARAIADRNPDRAAAEACGFLDELLERIERA from the coding sequence GTGCCTCTGGCCACCACGCGCCGAGCAGGCCTCGTCGACCAGGTCATCGACCAGCTGCGGACCGCGGTCACGCAGGGCGAATGGCCGATCGGCGAACGCATCCCCACCGAGGCCGAGCTCGTCGGGCAGCTCGGCGTCGGGCGCAACACCGTCCGCGAAGCCGTCCGCGCGCTCGCGCACACCGGGCTCCTGGAGGTCCGGCAGGGCGACGGCACCTACGTCCGCGCCACGAGCGAGGTCTCCGGCGCGATCCGGCGGCTCTGCGGCTCGGAACTGCGGGAAGTCCTGCAGGTCCGGCGCACCCTCGAGGTCGAAGGCGCGCGGCTGGCCGCCGTCGAGCGGACCGAGGAAGAGGTCGCCGCGCTGTGGTCGCTGCTCGGCCGCCGCGAGGTCGAGCTGCGCGAAGGACGCTGGCAGGACTTCGCCCGCACGGACGCCGAGTTCCACTGCGCGGTCGTCGGCGCCGGCCACAACCGGCTGCTGACCGAGCTCTACCGCGGGCTGACGGAGGTCATCGCGGCCAGCATCGCCACGACGGCCGGCATCGCGCCGGGCGCGGACCACTCGCCGGAGATCGGCCACGAAGGACTCGCCCGGGCCATCGCCGACCGGAATCCGGACCGCGCCGCCGCCGAGGCCTGCGGGTTCCTCGACGAGCTCCTGGAGCGCATCGAACGCGCGTGA